A region from the Sandaracinus amylolyticus genome encodes:
- a CDS encoding 3-oxoacyl-ACP synthase III: MLFSSVSVASVAYVDAPHRVSSRELEDRLSPLLKRLGLAPGIIASLSGVQARRFWDEGVQPSEVAAQAGEKAIVASGIDRARIGVLVNTSVCRDFVEPSTASIVHRHLGLSPRCRNFDLANACLGFLDGMELVAAMIERGAIDAALVVDGEGSRFAVEKTIDRLNASGDARALGEEFATLTLGSGAAAMVLCRRDLAPAAHAFRGGVSLAATDWNHLCRGHADRMVTDAQKLLTQGLDLASKTFELARTELGWSPDVLDEVVIHQVSRQHTEKLAAQLGVAPAKIHAIFPEHGNVGPASVPMVLAKAAEIGRLRSGMRVALMGIGSGLNCAMAEIVW, encoded by the coding sequence ATGCTCTTCTCCTCGGTCTCGGTGGCGAGCGTGGCGTACGTCGACGCGCCGCATCGCGTGAGCTCCCGCGAGCTCGAGGATCGGCTCTCGCCGCTCTTGAAACGGCTCGGGCTCGCGCCGGGGATCATCGCGTCGCTCTCGGGCGTGCAGGCACGTCGCTTCTGGGACGAGGGCGTGCAGCCGAGCGAGGTCGCCGCGCAGGCGGGCGAGAAGGCCATCGTCGCGTCGGGCATCGATCGCGCGCGCATCGGCGTGCTCGTGAACACCAGCGTCTGTCGCGACTTCGTCGAGCCCTCGACCGCGTCGATCGTGCATCGTCATCTCGGGCTCTCGCCGCGCTGCCGCAACTTCGATCTCGCGAACGCGTGCCTCGGGTTCCTCGACGGGATGGAGCTCGTCGCGGCGATGATCGAGCGCGGTGCGATCGACGCGGCGCTCGTCGTCGACGGAGAGGGCAGTCGGTTCGCGGTCGAGAAGACGATCGATCGTCTCAACGCGAGCGGCGATGCGCGCGCTCTCGGCGAGGAGTTCGCGACGCTCACGCTGGGATCGGGCGCGGCCGCGATGGTGCTGTGCCGCCGTGATCTCGCGCCCGCGGCCCACGCGTTCCGCGGCGGCGTGTCGCTCGCGGCGACCGACTGGAACCACCTCTGCCGCGGTCACGCGGACCGCATGGTCACCGACGCGCAGAAGCTCCTCACGCAGGGGCTCGACCTCGCGTCGAAGACGTTCGAGCTCGCGCGCACCGAGCTCGGCTGGAGCCCCGACGTGCTCGACGAGGTCGTCATCCACCAGGTCAGCCGACAGCACACCGAGAAGCTCGCCGCGCAGCTCGGTGTCGCGCCCGCGAAGATCCACGCGATTTTCCCGGAGCACGGCAACGTGGGGCCCGCGTCGGTGCCGATGGTGCTCGCGAAGGCCGCGGAGATCGGGCGCCTCCGCAGCGGAATGCGCGTGGCGCTCATGGGCATCGGCAGCGGCCTCAACTGCGCGATGGCGGAGATCGTCTGGTGA
- a CDS encoding alkaline phosphatase D family protein, with product MRRRATLRTLGLATLAARTLGVAPMLGGCGDDEPPRDATITLGPWPVMPTARSIAIWCETDVAPEDAEIVGVGTAPFEAIADGLFLARIEGLTPDTEHRFVVRAGDATHEGSFRTMPERDGLVRFAIGADIHPDSAPYVAFDRIRALSPHLYLGLGDQVYADLDPSGMIPATRDGYEALYRRTWDDDALRACWANVPTLLVWDDHESWNDFDGTLDAERTEVARDAYERMQRSRSPSNEEWTVLDAGPASLFVLDTRTFRSPNVALDGPRKTMLGDAQLAALITWLETSDAPLRVIASPTPLHRYADTGLDAWAHGFAFERDVILRAIEANDPSTVLVVSGDQHWPAVVELPLPGGGTVLELQCTPTAAFFRGAPAPETLGPDALFVGRDQRGFGWLEIDGATAPPTISFAWIDELGTERFALVRP from the coding sequence ATGCGACGACGCGCGACGCTGCGGACACTCGGCCTCGCGACGCTCGCGGCGCGCACGCTCGGCGTCGCGCCCATGCTCGGCGGGTGCGGCGACGACGAACCGCCGCGCGACGCGACCATCACGCTGGGCCCATGGCCGGTCATGCCCACGGCGCGCTCGATCGCGATCTGGTGCGAGACCGACGTGGCACCCGAGGACGCCGAGATCGTCGGCGTCGGCACCGCGCCCTTCGAGGCGATCGCGGATGGCCTCTTCCTCGCGCGCATCGAGGGCCTGACGCCCGACACCGAGCACCGCTTCGTCGTGCGCGCGGGCGACGCGACGCACGAAGGATCGTTCCGCACGATGCCGGAGCGTGATGGCCTCGTGCGCTTCGCGATCGGCGCCGACATCCATCCCGACAGCGCGCCCTACGTCGCGTTCGATCGGATCCGCGCGCTCTCGCCGCACCTCTACCTCGGGCTCGGGGATCAGGTGTACGCGGACCTCGATCCGAGCGGGATGATCCCCGCGACGCGCGACGGGTACGAGGCGCTCTACCGCCGCACGTGGGACGACGACGCGCTGCGCGCGTGCTGGGCGAACGTGCCCACGCTGCTCGTGTGGGACGACCACGAGTCGTGGAACGACTTCGACGGAACGCTCGACGCGGAGCGGACCGAGGTCGCGCGCGACGCGTACGAGCGCATGCAGCGCTCGCGCTCTCCGAGCAACGAAGAGTGGACGGTCCTCGACGCCGGACCAGCGAGCCTCTTCGTGCTCGACACACGCACGTTCCGCTCGCCCAACGTCGCGCTCGACGGACCGCGCAAGACGATGCTCGGCGACGCACAGCTCGCTGCGCTGATCACGTGGCTCGAGACGAGCGACGCGCCGCTGCGCGTGATCGCATCGCCCACGCCGCTCCATCGCTACGCCGACACCGGCCTCGACGCGTGGGCGCACGGCTTCGCGTTCGAGCGCGACGTGATCCTGCGCGCGATCGAGGCGAACGATCCGAGCACTGTTCTCGTGGTCAGCGGCGATCAGCACTGGCCCGCGGTGGTCGAGCTCCCGCTGCCCGGCGGCGGCACCGTGCTCGAGCTGCAGTGCACGCCGACCGCCGCGTTCTTCCGCGGCGCGCCGGCGCCGGAGACGCTCGGGCCCGATGCGCTCTTCGTCGGCCGCGATCAGCGCGGCTTCGGGTGGCTCGAGATCGACGGCGCGACCGCGCCTCCGACGATCTCGTTCGCGTGGATCGACGAGCTCGGCACCGAGCGCTTCGCGCTCGTGCGCCCGTGA